A genomic stretch from Aedes albopictus strain Foshan chromosome 2, AalbF5, whole genome shotgun sequence includes:
- the LOC134287030 gene encoding uncharacterized protein LOC134287030: protein MQDIWATGIGWDDPIDGKSWLQWKKWIELISELSTLRIPRCYFEGATEESYCKLQIHVFVDASQSAYACAVYFRVETPEGPAVSLVMAKSKVAPLKMLTIPRLELQAAVLGTRLLNSVIIMHALKATKRVLWTDSNTVLAWIRSDQRRYQQYVGFRVGEILSMTDVDEWRKVPTKENVADDATKWGNGPAVRSENRWFQGPEFLRQSEDNGPGGSELIEPTQEELVALNVHDEAVEPAVVDVNRFSKWEKLHRSMAYVHRFIQNIQRSRQSEARLIGLLTQEELCSAEKSLWIQAQTECFTLESEMLHKSKGKPEAVHATLPKSSTLRKLWPFMDETGVIRTRSRLGYADWIPSNIKYPVVLPRQHPITLLLVDYFHRRYRHCNRETIVNEMRQLYEIPKLRSVVFKISQDCLPCKIRRATPSSPPMAPLPKVRVTPYVRPFTFVGVDFFGPVLVKVGRSVVKRWVALFTCLTIRAVHLEVVHSLSKESCVMAVRRFVSRRGAPSEIFSDNGTNFLGASNQLKQEMDDLDQHLASTFTNTTTRWSFNPPGAPHMGGVWERMVRSVKVAIGGILEEQRRPDDEVLETVIIEAEAMINSRPLTYIPLESDVQESLTPNHFLLGSSNGVKQQPVLPTDYQATLRSGWKFVQHLSDGIWRRWIKEYLPVISRRSKWFEEVKEMTKGDLVLIVDGAVRNQWVRGRIQEVVKGKDGRVRQAWVKTARGILRRPVVKLALLDVEAGGKPEFKDNGLRAGGCDDEYPPVRDGQ, encoded by the coding sequence ATGCAGGACATCTGGGCAACAGGAATCGGCTGGGATGATCCTATCGATGGAAAGAGTTGGTTGCAGTGGAAGAAGTGGATCGAGCTGATTTCGGAATTGAGCACTCTTCGAATCCCACGTTGCTACTTCGAAGGCGCCACAGAAGAGAGTTATTGCAAGTTGCAGATCCATGTATTCGTCGATGCGAGCCAATCAGCCTATGCATGTGCAGTGTATTTCCGAGTTGAAACACCAGAAGGTCCGGCAGTTAGCCTTGTAATGGCAAAATCCAAAGTAGCACCGTTGAAGATGTTGACGATTCCTCGACTCGAATTGCAAGCTGCCGTCCTTGGAACTCGTCTGCTCAATAGTGTGATCATCATGCACGCACTCAAGGCGACGAAGCGCGTATTATGGACTGACTCCAATACAGTTCTCGCCTGGATACGATCGGATCAGCGGCGGTATCAGCAATACGTTGGATTTAGGGTCGGTGAAATTCTATCGATGACGGATGTCGACGAATGGAGGAAGGTGCCAACGAAAGAGAATGTAGCTGACGACGCAACAAAGTGGGGAAATGGACCGGCTGTTCGCTCCGAAAATCGGTGGTTTCAAGGACCGGAATTTCTTCGACAATCCGAGGACAATGGGCCAGGTGGTAGTGAACTGATCGAACCCACGCAGGAGGAACTAGTGGCGTTGAACGTTCATGATGAAGCAGTGGAGCCAGCGGTAGTAGACGTAAATAGATTCAGTAAGTGGGAAAAGCTGCACCGTTCAATGGCTTACGTGCATCGATTTATTCAGAACATCCAACGATCTCGACAAAGCGAGGCGCGATTGATAGGATTATTGACGCAAGAGGAGTTGTGCAGCGCTGAGAAATCGCTGTGGATTCAAGCTCAAACCGAGTGTTTTACGTTGGAATCCGAAATGCTGCACAAGTCAAAGGGAAAACCCGAAGCAGTTCATGCCACATTACCAAAATCAAGCACGTTACGCAAATTGTGGCCGTTCATGGATGAAACAGGCGTAATACGAACAAGGAGCCGTCTTGGGTATGCTGACTGGATCCCTTCTAACATCAAGTATCCGGTAGTTCTACCTCGGCAACATCCAATCACGTTACTTCTGGTTGACTATTTCCACCGTCGTTATCGCCATTGCAACCGTGAGACGATCGTCAACGAGATGCGGCAACTCTACGAGATCCCGAAACTACGGTCAGTCGTGTTCAAGATATCGCAGGATTGTCTACCATGTAAGATACGTCGGGCGACTCCTAGCTCGCCCCCTATGGCTCCGTTGCCCAAAGTGCGAGTTACCCCGTATGTAAGGCCGTTTACTTTTGTTGGAGTTGACTTCTTCGGCCCGGTGCTGGTGAAAGTTGGACGAAGCGTTGTTAAGCGGTGGGTGGCTCTATTCACCTGTTTGACAATACGGGCTGTGCACCTTGAGGTTGTACATAGTCTGTCGAAGGAGTCCTGCGTAATGGCGGTTAGAAGGTTCGTGTCACGACGAGGAGCACCATCAGAAATCTTTAGCGATAACGGCACGAACTTCCTCGGTGCGAGCAATCAGCTGAAGCAGGAAATGGATGATTTGGACCAACATCTGGCGTCAACGTTCACCAACACCACAACACGGTGGTCGTTTAACCCACCAGGCGCTCCTCACATGGGAGGAGTATGGGAGCGTATGGTTCGCTCAGTGAAAGTGGCAATAGGCGGTATTCTGGAAGAGCAGCGAAGACCAGACGACGAAGTTTTGGAGACGGTCATCATCGAGGCGGAAGCAATGATAAATTCGCGGCCGCTAACGTATATACCGCTGGAATCGGACGTGCAGGAGTCTCTTACTCCAAATCATTTTCTGTTGGGGAGCTCAAACGGAGTCAAGCAACAGCCAGTACTACCAACGGACTACCAAGCAACCCTGAGGAGCGGATGGAAGTTTGTGCAGCATTTGTCGGATGGAATATGGAGAAGATGGATAAAAGAGTATTTGCCGGTAATATCTAGAAGGTCGAAATGGTTCGAAGAAGTGAAGGAGATGACTAAAGGAGATTTGGTGTTGATCGTGGATGGTGCAGTTCGAAACCAGTGGGTGAGAGGAAGAATTCAGGAAGTTGTCAAAGGAAAAGATGGAAGGGTGCGGCAGGCCTGGGTGAAGACTGCGAGAGGCATCCTAAGGAGGCCGGTGGTCAAATTGGCGTTACTCGACGTCGAAGCTGGAGGTAAACCGGAATTCAAAGACAATGGTTTACGGGCGGGGGGATGTGACGACGAGTACCCCCCGGTGCGTGATGGTCAATAA